The Catenulispora sp. MAP5-51 genome has a window encoding:
- a CDS encoding LuxR C-terminal-related transcriptional regulator encodes MADPQPITVVLVDDHQMFRAGVRAELCRAAEAAGTPVEIVGEAEDTERAVEVVTATRPRVVLLDVHLPGGGGVEVLARTASALPETRFLALSVSDAAEDVIAVIRAGARGYVTKSISGTGLAEAVCRVAGGDAFFSPRLAGFVLDAFSGGGAAARDEELDRLTPREREVLRYIARGYAYKEVARELVISVKTVETHVSSVLRKLQLSNRRELTRWASDRRLA; translated from the coding sequence ATGGCTGATCCGCAGCCGATCACCGTCGTGCTCGTCGACGACCACCAGATGTTCCGGGCCGGCGTGCGCGCCGAGCTGTGCCGGGCCGCCGAGGCGGCGGGCACGCCGGTCGAGATCGTCGGCGAGGCGGAGGACACGGAGCGCGCCGTGGAGGTCGTCACGGCGACCCGGCCGCGAGTGGTGCTGCTCGACGTGCACCTGCCCGGCGGCGGCGGGGTCGAGGTGCTCGCGCGGACGGCCTCGGCGCTGCCGGAGACCCGGTTCCTCGCGCTGTCCGTGTCCGACGCGGCCGAGGACGTCATCGCGGTCATCCGGGCCGGGGCGCGGGGGTACGTCACCAAGTCCATCAGCGGGACCGGGCTCGCCGAGGCGGTGTGCCGCGTGGCCGGCGGCGACGCCTTCTTCTCGCCGCGGCTGGCGGGGTTCGTGCTCGACGCGTTCTCCGGCGGCGGGGCGGCCGCGCGCGACGAGGAACTGGACCGGCTGACGCCGCGCGAGCGGGAGGTGCTGCGCTACATCGCGCGGGGCTACGCCTACAAGGAGGTCGCGCGCGAGTTGGTCATCTCGGTGAAGACCGTGGAGACGCATGTGTCCTCGGTGCTGCGCAAGCTGCAGTTGTCCAACCGCCGGGAGCTCACCCGGTGGGCGAGCGACCGGCGGCTGGCATGA